The Limnospira fusiformis SAG 85.79 genomic interval AACTGGCAAACTGACGCACCGACATATTAACACTCATCATGCAAAGAATGGATAACCCTGTTGATGCCACTTGTTTAGTTGTTCACAGGCTTGTTGTAGCACCAATAAACCCACCTGCACCACTAAACCCGTTTCCTCCATACAGGGGATAAACTCTCCCGGTGACACTAAACCTCGCTGGGGGTGTTGCCAACGCACTAATGCTTCAAAACCCACCACCTTCTCTGTAGCCAGCCTCACAATAGGTTGGTAATAAGTGATCAACTCTTGTTGTGCGATCGCCCTTTGTAAATCCGTTTCCAGAGTCAGCCGTTTAAGTGTAGCCGCCGTCATTTCTCGGTTAAAGATTTGATGGCAACCTTTTCCCCGCCCTTTGGCTTTGTACATTGCCGTATCCGCTGCTTGTAATAGGGCTTCAGCATTAGAGTTTACTTCCGTATCTAGGGGAATTCCCATACAAACAGACATAAAAATATCGCAATTTTCTACCTAAAAAGCCTGGATAAATGACCCCATTACTCCATTAATCCAATCTGTTAATTCTCCGGTTGCGGAAATGTTTTTCAGCCCAAAGCAAAACTCGTACTCTCCCACTCTACATAGTAGATCTCCGGGGCGCAGATGTTTTTTAAGACGTTCTGCGATCGCTCTCAGTAGTTGATTTCCCACCTGGTAACCAAAAGCACCATTAACTAGTTTGAATTGGTCACAGTCGAGATAGGCGATCGCATAATTTTCCCCGCTGCTGTCAACGTAGCTATCCGATAGTTTGTGTAATAACTGCGCTCGACTTGGTAGCTGCGTTAGCGTATCTTCATCTATTAGCCTTTGTAACTGAGCCGTGCGTTCTTCAACCATCAGTTCCAATTTCGTGTTAAAATCGGCTAAAAGTTGATATTGTTGCTTAATTCTGAGCATAGAGCGAATCCGTGCCAGCAATTCTAAGCCATTAACAGGTTTCGCAATAAAGTCATCTGCTCCCGCCCCCAGACATTCAGCTAGACTCTCTGTAGAAGATAATGCCGTCACCATAATAATCGGTGTTCCTTTCCATTCACCCATAGCTTTAATACGGCGACAAACCTCAATACCGTCCATAACTGGCATCATTACATCCAGTAAAATTAGATCCGGTTTGATTACATTAATTACTGAAAGTGCATCTTGTCCACTATAAGCATAGTGTAAATGATAGTTTTCATCAATCAAACAAGTTTCAACTACATCAAAATTATCTGGATCATCATCCACAATTAAAATTGAGAACATCGGTAGATTTTCCTTAGCAATTCAACAACTATCTATGGTTCCACGGCATCTAGTTTCACTATCTTAATATAAATATGATACGTTGTAACGTGACAATAGGGTTATTTGTATTATTTAATAGCTAATGAACAATCGGTAAAGTAATATATATCATCGTTTCTTGATTGTATATGCTATTAATTTGTATGGTTCCTCCCACCAATTCAACAATTTTATCCACGATTTTTAAACCAACACCCAGGCCTTGTTGCTCATAGCTTTTGCGTTCAAACTGCATAAAAGCACCGATTTGATTGATTTGCTCTTCCGTCATCCCACGCCCCAAATCATGAATCCATAGCCCTAGTTTTTCCCCTTCAGTGATAATCTGAGAGCGAATCGAGATGGGTTTCCCCGGCTTGGAGAATTTCAAAGCGTTGTCAATCAACTCATTTAAAATAATCGACAAATACCGCTCTGATATCGCCACGGTAGCCGGTTCTATATCCAACTTAAAATCATCATAGCGTTGGCTATCCGGTGCATATTTTTTGCAGATAGGTTCCACAAAATACAAAGATAACATTGTAGACCCGGGCGGAACTTCTTTTTCCTCGCTACTTATCAGTTCCAATTCCAAATAAATTAGGAATCTTTTGACTAAATTTTCCAGGCGACAGGCTGATTGATACGCCAACCTTAACATCTCCACTGTTTCCGACATCTCCACATCTTCTATATCCTTCAGATCCTCCATCACCAGGGCGAGCATTCCTAAAACACCATTTAGAGGGGTATTTAGTTCGTGGGAGAGACTAGAGGCTAAATTACCCCGCAGTCTGACCAGAGTTTTTTCGAGTACTTGAATTGTATTCTTCTGCACATTAGACAAATGAGAAATTTGGTCATATTGTTGCTTAATTCTCAGCATTGAATGGACACGAGACCGTAATTCTAAAGCATTAACGGGTTTCCCGATAAAGTCATCCGCTCCCGCTGCGATACATTTAGCTAAACTTTCTTTAGAAGATAATGCCGTCACCATAATAATAGGTGTAGATTGCCATAGTGGCATAGCTTTAATGCGGCGACAAACTTCAATCCCATCAATAGCTGGCATCATCACATCCAGCAAAATCAAATCTGGCTGGATTAATTTGAGTGCGGAAATTCCCTCCTGTCCACTAGCAGCATAATGTAGCTGATAGTCTTGATTACTCAAAAAGGTTTCAATCACATCAAAGTTGTCAGGTTCATCATCAATAACTAAAATAGATAACATTTGTCGATAGTCCTTAGCAAGTCTAAAATCCCAAATTTGATGACTTTTCTTAGTTCATTTAGTCATGAGTTTATAAATATTGCTCAATACTCATTTACTCATCAGTTACTCTACCCGGCAGTATATCTATAACCTGGTAATTACCGGAAAACTCTGGAAAATTTATACAAATAGCCATCTCTCCTAAAAACAGGTTTCAAATCTATTGGCTTGACTGAAAACTGAGTTTGGTCAGGTTTGGTTAAAACAAAACTGCCGCGACTCGACGGGGTTATTCTACCAATTTCTTATGTCTTATGCTTGGCTATATCCCCGGTAAGCCATCCCTTAATTGGTTTTAATGGGTTATGGCGAATCGGAAGCCTCTTGTTAGGAGCCGCTTTTTGACGGCCACCACGCCCAAAACAAGTCATTAGTAGTGGCTGATGAGTTTTGATTTTCAACCGGGTCGGGGTGCTTTTTCCCACACAATCAGCGTCATCTAGCCAATGGGTTTTCGGTAGTCCTTGAACCGTCCGATTATATTTTGTTAAACCTCCAGTGCCAATTTCAATGGGTAATCCAGTTAGCTTCAGGCTGTTAAACAATGCCCATCGGGTAGAGTTGACGGCCGCCGCATTTTTCAGGGGGGCCTTGGCCTGAACTAGCAACCGCTTCAAGATTTCGGGTTTTTTTTCCAGAAACTGCTCGACTGCCTGAGAACCTTTTTTCTGATGGCATTTATGGCAAGCAATAGCCAGATTGCTAACTCGGTCGGAACCACCCTGGCTTTTTGGCTGAATGTGTTCGATTTCTAAAGGGATATTTTGGCCACCACAGTAGGCACACTGGTGTTGCCATTTCGTCAAGAGATATTCTCTCAACTCGTATCCAAACAAAACCCCTTGCTGGTATTCAACTCCAGATATTTCCGGGTTGAGCAGTTTTTGGGTGTCAAATCGTACTAACTCCATTGATATGTCCGTTATCGGGCATGAGGAAATCAGTCGATTGACCGAGGTCAAGGTGGTTTCAACTCGATGTTTGAGGCTGGGAGCCAACCATCCATATGCGCGCTTTCTGTTATTGAATCTGGCTTGACGGTAGCGAGTTTTTCGGTAACGACGGTGGCGACGAACCACGCGACGTGCAGTTAACTTGGCTCGGATTCTATCTCCTCTATGAGCCAATTCAGCCCCCCAGATAACTGTGTCCCGACTCTGATTAACTAAGGCAATACCCGTCACTGATGCCCCTGGATCTAACTTAATCCGACTAGGTTCATTGACCGGGTTCTCAACGGTTTTCTTGAGGATAATTGTAAATGGATAAGTCCTAAACACTGCGGCTAAACCCTGCTTCAAAAGCTTTCTGGCTCTGGCCGGATGAGTGGGACTTAACGGTTGCCCCAGTGTGTCAACCACAAAAACGTAATTTTGGTAATTTGGCATTTAAGCTATCTTCCAGATGGGGTAATGTTTGCCTCGGTCATGTTAAAGGGGCTTTTTACGTCTAGCTCACTCGAGCTTACAAATCCACTCATCTCGTTCCTTAAAGATAGACGACAGAGCCACAGGCTGGCGCTCACCTGTGGGTGTCATAACCCCCTTAACGTAGGTCTAATCCTGGACCTGCATCTTGCAGACTCTGTGAGGAGTAATTTCCGGCAGGAGCCAGAAATTACCGGATTTTATGCAAGAGTCTGGTTTCACGATCGCTTAATCACCCCCCAGGAATCCCCGACTATATCCTGGCAAACCATTAGGGGTCGAGAATGGAGTCGCCTCCATTCCCTCCCATTCAGAACCGTACATGAGACTTTCACCTCATACGGCTCCTAGTCTGACTGCTCCATTGTTAAGGAACAGCTCTGGCATTGTCAAGTGCCGTTTGATCATCGCGGGTGTGGCGGTGTAGTAGTTGAAGGTTTTTGTATTCATCCTTTCCGCCTTGGCTTCGAGGTACAATGTGGTCTACTTCAACTATATCTGTTGGTGCGAAATACAATCCACACCATTTACACTTGCCTTTTTGCTTTTTGAGTAGTTTTGCTACCCTGTTAGGCGTGTCGATTGCTTGTCCTTTTCTGGTTGCCCAGTAAGTCCAGTTTCCGTCGTAGGGTGTTGCATCGGGGCGTATTGGGGTGTGTCTGACCAATGGAGTCCAGTTATGTTTCCATAGTTGGAATCCATCTTTAGTTTGGAATAACCAAGATTCATGCCTTTCTTTCCCATTACTAAGTCTAACCGTTCCATGTCTGAAATAGTTTGTTAGCTTTTCGTGGTTTGCCTTTCCGCATCTTGATACTGTCCATGCCCGTAACATTAGCCAGGTTATATGGTCTAGCTTAACGAAGGTCTCTGATGAGACGACCCCTGAATAGTAATTTGACCATCCCCGAATAATTGGGTTTAGTTTGCTTATCCGGGCTGATTGAGGTGCTGTTTTAAGTTGTTTTATTACACCTTTAATCACTTCTTATATGGGCATTCCATCTTTAGATTTGTCCTCAGAACCGGGGTACTTTTAAAGGTCTATGTAGGTAGTGCAACAAGACTCCTACTTTTCCCCTTACTCTTTTAAGCGCAGCGTATCAACCTATTTCGCTACTTAATTAGTTCTGATGGTTCAAGCCGGACATTCGGTCTCCCTAATCATGGATGGTTGGCAGTGGTCGCATCTGGTAGTAGGTTCTACTTCACGCCTTCCGTTCCCCGCTTCAATCTGACGGGGTGTGATTCCTGAAACTGGGGGTGGCTATCGCCGTTACTCTTTCCCACAATCGCCCAAGTGGTTTTAATCCTCCGTGTTATATAGTTGAGTATTGCGATTTTCTTTGTGGAATTAACCTTGAGTTCCCTGCCTTGCTTTCGCTTTGGGACATATAAACAGTTATAGGGATGGTCAGGTGTGCTATCCTTATATTCAAACAAGGGGTTTAAATCCACTCCAGGCAGTTATTTCGGGCATTGCAGCCCTATTTGATGCCTGAACGTCTCGCACTGTTACCATAATTATAACCTTTAGATGGTAGCTAACTAAAGATTTTCCTGAGAAATTCGCCGATCGCTTTTCAGCCCTAGGGTGGTCAAGTTCACCTACCTAATAGTAAATCCTAGGTTAGACGTTGGACGTGGGGAATAGCCAACATCAGGGTCTTCCGCTCGCTTTGTGAGACGACATAGATCTACAGATTTTCCGGACAACTACTTCCACCCAGTAGGGTGGCCCTGATCCTGATGATAATGCTTAGACGGCATCAGTTTTCTGATGCAGGGCATCTTCAGAAGAATTTAGGAGATCTTGAATCGTCATGGTTAACTGTTTTAATCTCACTGGTTTACTCAAGTATTCATTAGCCCCCGCTAGTAAACAGGCCTTCCGATCGCTTTCCATGGCCAAAGCCGTTAAGGCAATGATGGGCGTTGTCGCTAACTCTGGAATCTCCCGAATCCGTTTCATCGCCTCTAGTCCATCCATTCCCGGCATTTGAATATCCATCAATATCAAATCAGGAGATAAAGCCACAGCCTGATTAATTGCCTCCTGACCATTTTTCGCCAACTCAATCCGGTAGCCTTTCGCGGTTAAATAGCTGGAAATCGTGCTGATATTCGCTTCATTATCTTCCGCTAAAAGCAGCAAAGGCGCTGCATTTGGGGTTGATGGCGTTTCCACATCATTAGGGTTTAAATCCGCCTCCGAGTCCATCCGTTGGGGAATCATCACAGAAGCCTGATAGGGTAAATCGATACTAAAACAACTACCCACCCCCACTTCACTGGTTAA includes:
- a CDS encoding EAL domain-containing protein; this translates as MSVCMGIPLDTEVNSNAEALLQAADTAMYKAKGRGKGCHQIFNREMTAATLKRLTLETDLQRAIAQQELITYYQPIVRLATEKVVGFEALVRWQHPQRGLVSPGEFIPCMEETGLVVQVGLLVLQQACEQLNKWHQQGYPFFA
- a CDS encoding response regulator, with amino-acid sequence MFSILIVDDDPDNFDVVETCLIDENYHLHYAYSGQDALSVINVIKPDLILLDVMMPVMDGIEVCRRIKAMGEWKGTPIIMVTALSSTESLAECLGAGADDFIAKPVNGLELLARIRSMLRIKQQYQLLADFNTKLELMVEERTAQLQRLIDEDTLTQLPSRAQLLHKLSDSYVDSSGENYAIAYLDCDQFKLVNGAFGYQVGNQLLRAIAERLKKHLRPGDLLCRVGEYEFCFGLKNISATGELTDWINGVMGSFIQAF
- a CDS encoding hybrid sensor histidine kinase/response regulator, giving the protein MLSILVIDDEPDNFDVIETFLSNQDYQLHYAASGQEGISALKLIQPDLILLDVMMPAIDGIEVCRRIKAMPLWQSTPIIMVTALSSKESLAKCIAAGADDFIGKPVNALELRSRVHSMLRIKQQYDQISHLSNVQKNTIQVLEKTLVRLRGNLASSLSHELNTPLNGVLGMLALVMEDLKDIEDVEMSETVEMLRLAYQSACRLENLVKRFLIYLELELISSEEKEVPPGSTMLSLYFVEPICKKYAPDSQRYDDFKLDIEPATVAISERYLSIILNELIDNALKFSKPGKPISIRSQIITEGEKLGLWIHDLGRGMTEEQINQIGAFMQFERKSYEQQGLGVGLKIVDKIVELVGGTIQINSIYNQETMIYITLPIVH
- a CDS encoding HNH endonuclease, producing MLRAWTVSRCGKANHEKLTNYFRHGTVRLSNGKERHESWLFQTKDGFQLWKHNWTPLVRHTPIRPDATPYDGNWTYWATRKGQAIDTPNRVAKLLKKQKGKCKWCGLYFAPTDIVEVDHIVPRSQGGKDEYKNLQLLHRHTRDDQTALDNARAVP